One window of the Chryseobacterium sp. CY350 genome contains the following:
- a CDS encoding thioredoxin family protein codes for MKKTAILSFLFFAVIAFGQGIKFEEGNFKSLLAKAKKENKLIFIDAYAVWCGPCKLMVKNIFPLKPVGDYYNANFINAKIDMEKGEGIDLAKKYNVRAFPTYLFINGDGEEVHRTLGYVEEKDFIQFAMDAGDPNKRLTALKQKFENGEKNPEFLKNLAGLTIYNDADFAGKVLDRYFSAKTTLDQEDVQMLLSGTQSTESPLYKIFQNKKEEITKVFPADRYDMFDKNVKLNTIMKKTYSADTKKWNDAYFYTETQKFLTKEESEKLLKRAKSNRALKDKDFATYEKMTLDLYKDYSAASSEELNSLAWNFFENVNTKSSLETAVKWAQESVKKKEEYANTDTLANLYNKIGDKKNAKMWAEKSVALGKAAGEDTAETEKILKSL; via the coding sequence ATGAAAAAAACAGCAATATTATCATTCCTATTCTTCGCAGTAATTGCATTCGGACAGGGAATTAAATTTGAAGAAGGTAACTTTAAAAGTCTTTTGGCTAAGGCTAAAAAAGAAAACAAACTTATTTTTATAGACGCATATGCCGTGTGGTGCGGACCTTGTAAACTGATGGTGAAAAATATTTTTCCACTAAAACCTGTCGGTGATTATTATAATGCCAATTTCATCAATGCCAAAATCGACATGGAAAAAGGTGAAGGTATAGATCTGGCGAAAAAATACAACGTAAGAGCTTTCCCTACTTATCTTTTCATCAATGGTGATGGCGAAGAGGTTCACAGAACTTTGGGATATGTAGAAGAGAAAGATTTTATTCAGTTTGCGATGGATGCAGGAGATCCTAATAAAAGACTTACGGCGTTGAAGCAAAAATTTGAAAACGGAGAAAAAAATCCTGAATTTCTGAAAAATCTTGCAGGTCTTACCATTTATAATGATGCAGATTTTGCAGGAAAAGTTTTAGACCGTTATTTCAGCGCAAAAACAACCTTAGATCAGGAAGATGTTCAGATGCTTCTTTCAGGAACTCAGAGCACTGAAAGTCCGTTGTATAAGATTTTCCAAAATAAAAAAGAAGAAATCACTAAAGTTTTCCCTGCTGACCGATATGATATGTTCGACAAGAATGTAAAGCTGAATACGATCATGAAAAAAACGTACAGCGCTGATACAAAAAAATGGAATGACGCTTACTTTTACACTGAAACTCAAAAGTTTTTAACAAAAGAAGAATCTGAAAAATTACTGAAAAGAGCAAAGTCGAACAGAGCTTTAAAGGACAAAGATTTTGCTACATACGAAAAAATGACTCTTGATCTTTATAAAGATTATTCTGCTGCAAGTTCAGAAGAATTAAATTCATTAGCATGGAATTTCTTTGAAAACGTCAACACAAAATCTTCTCTTGAAACTGCTGTAAAATGGGCGCAGGAATCTGTAAAGAAAAAAGAAGAGTATGCAAACACAGATACACTTGCCAATCTTTACAATAAAATCGGTGACAAGAAAAACGCTAAAATGTGGGCAGAAAAGTCTGTTGCATTAGGAAAAGCTGCTGGTGAAGATACTGCAGAGACAGAAAAAATATTGAAGAGTTTATAA